Proteins encoded within one genomic window of Pseudomonadota bacterium:
- a CDS encoding four helix bundle protein, with the protein MNKDDMKHRTKQFALDVIKCVESLPKGKTTDVLGRQLLRSGTSVGANYRAACRAKSTADFISKMGIVEEEADEAMYWMELLIDEGFVDLNSLESLMKEADEILAITVSSIKSTRMRIKKL; encoded by the coding sequence ATGAATAAAGATGATATGAAACATAGGACAAAACAATTTGCACTCGATGTTATTAAATGTGTTGAGTCCCTTCCAAAAGGAAAGACAACCGATGTGCTTGGCAGACAGTTGCTACGTTCAGGGACATCAGTGGGGGCAAACTATCGCGCTGCTTGCAGGGCAAAATCTACAGCAGATTTCATTTCAAAAATGGGTATAGTTGAAGAGGAAGCAGATGAAGCAATGTATTGGATGGAATTACTGATAGACGAAGGTTTTGTAGATTTAAATTCATTGGAATCATTGATGAAAGAAGCGGACGAGATTCTCGCAATTACGGTATCATCAATCAAGAGTACCAGAATGAGGATAAAGAAGTTATGA